From a single Salmo salar chromosome ssa22, Ssal_v3.1, whole genome shotgun sequence genomic region:
- the prdm2b gene encoding PR domain zinc finger protein 2 isoform X1, with the protein MAVPGGTMETLADIPHHVWKSLPDGLRLSPSAVDPSRIGVWTSRPIPKGKRFGPFVGEKKKRSQVSSNVYMWEVYFPARGWMCVDATDPMKGNWLRYVNWANSTQEQNLFPMEINRAIYYKVLRPIGPGDELLVWYNGEDNPEITAALEEERGSSLSKKNSPRAKRARRKLLEGARQAGLGAFRGPKQTGVTKPIVREMWDTEEGPNEEDERLSPSPGPSKGTRESSPMGRNGLSQAQFISAAIRGEAEEDDEEDPGDLQQPLSLTQQSAQSATEAEPEERSEQPDLPLSHSSPVEEGPGSLQHDTETASSLSRPEPEADPDPDPDLEGDPHGEESHPCQHCERHFSTKQGLERHTHIHATANQQTHTFKCRYCGKSFGSQVGRRRHERRHENGPKNKGQRPGSLAGTATLLTPLGQAGGSSPDCGTVSGHYVVRGSPVPGGPMGSLEVVRKDPAAASDRPFIVDENGETKELHPCKYCNKAFGTHTNMRRHQRRIHERHLLPKGVRRKGMLLQESPSQQQLHHLPEQSPSVSPPLVYVPSADTEDEGDREEYMVDIANNISENLSLYIDGKILSTSSVSGCEVIEVDSSSAALFGLDALVISPNQISQALKVDTRTCAVRQVSNLGQPMSKRRTSTPPLMPSLKMESETGSSSASSSSSTSSSSALLVGSVFPQSSDSLTFQKEKTIYLSPKLKQLLQTQTDSQKPAIALIAERHRLAPPLSGTSLPAASSRFKRRTASPSSSPQLSPALKENGCKNEAGVSSYTLKVPNLESLGMSPAWSLSNKEERDTLSPSGKNGCSWSASRTGGNSCNQQPLDLSSGISKRSDSFNKTPGEVVLDLSMSRKSTAESKGSPSPAQPPTKKKKPNTSMLEKVLMNEYAGLNPAEEEGSSPLGSPDSQYTAGSGTGTASHSPSSNLPSESAHPSPPSLTPVTMNPSSPCGSSLTSPTPPPPVLPTMPSPDCPTLSSLPVLSHKMSPRSIDHGEDEPVCVLNFTTAETMLAAVSNSYGNEEHINKPIDSNPDPLTREAISSPSTEPSLVSDAVALSLSSTQSKPARSGNQSLLDVQINQDLEPIITEGPEKSQCSELPVLSSVAESLLSASSTSPAAISDIPAPPAVSPPSLSSTGIKGEPQHNDQLADLVLSPSGTGSSPLPAAADKPSSLSGEEEEEGSPPEPFSKSFVCNVCEDPFRSIKELSRHILEHAAEWPYKCEFCVQLFGNAPALLEHRMALHGVGRVFVCSVCSKEFAFLCNLQQHQKDLHPSQPCTHTAVENGKPRPQNYTDPARAKEESNPSSTLATGPESSAEVASSQGVSDVKKEEQPDTNGKHEEDGLEDPTEELYTTIKIMASEGGKPKGPDVRLGINQHYPSFKPPPFPYHNRTAAGSVASATNFTTHNIPQTFSTAIRCTKCGKSFDNMPELHKHILACANASDKRRYTPKKNPIPLRQIVKPQNGSLSPASAAIAGHNAFRRMGQPKRLNFNQEPPGKTKMSSLGKKKNQLVQKAIAQRNEPAATVNKAPSQVKEEPQEQEVHVCPHCSREFTYPASLSKHIAGSCPMKPVSKKAKKGAATPAVDKNMSLRRRTTDSEIQQPEPAEPVPKTLSKTRARNSAPGPAEAEAPPPVGKGKMGATQVCTKRPASFPAATVSLSKKSKKGKVQSLPPTPLPSESPSDSAPQPAAQTKQRMGKEVPPKKGAEVKSPLQQQSQVPPKKEGERFSLRARERAVGPVTRSLQMANTAAPVEVKTEDLSSQEPEETQEYLLK; encoded by the exons ATGGCTGTTCCTGGGGGGACAATGGAAACGCTTGCTGACATTCCACACCATGTGTGGAAGAGCTTGCCCGATGGCCTGAGACTAAGCCCCTCTGCTGTTGATCCAAGTCGTATTG GTGTCTGGACCTCTAGGCCGATTCCTAAAGGCAAGAGGTTCGGCCCAtttgtaggagagaagaaaaAGCGGTCCCAGGTGTCCAGCAATGTTTACATGTGGGAG GTGTATTTTCCAGCCAGGGGCTGGATGTGTGTGGATGCCACAGACCCCATGAAGGGGAACTGGCTACGCTATGTAAACTGGGCTAACTCCACTCAAGAACAGAACCTTTTCCCCATGGAGATAAACCGAGCCATTTACTACAAAGTGTTACGG CCAATTGGGCCAGGGGATGAGCTGCTGGTGTGGTACAATGGGGAAGACAACCCTGAGATAACAGCTGCATTAGAGGAAGAAAGAGGCAGCAGTCTGAGCAAGAAAAATTCACCCAGGGCAAAGCGAG CCAGAAGAAAGCTGTTGGAGGGAGCCAGACAGGCTGGTTTGGGTGCATTCCGTGGGCCCAAGCAAACAGGCGTAACCAAACCTATTGTCAGAGAGATGTGGGacacagaggaag GTCCAAATGAGGAAGACGAGAGACTCTCCCCATCACCAGGGCCTTCCAAGGGGACTCGGGAGAGCTCCCCCATGGGGAGGAACGGCCTCTCTCAAGCCCAGTTCATCTCAGCAGCAATAAGAGGGGAAGcggaggaggatgatgaagaaGACCCAGGGGATCTGCAGCAGCCGCTGTCGCTGACACAGCAGAGTGCTCAGTCTGCTACTGAAGCTgagccagaggagaggagtgagcaGCCTGATCTGCCACTAAGCCATAGCAGCCCAGTTGAGGAGGGGCCTGGGAGCCTTCAGCATGACACTGAGACTGCCTCATCCCTATCAAGGCCTGAACCAGAGGCAGACCCTGACCCCGACCCTGACCTGGAAGGTGACCCCCACGGAGAGGAGTCCCATCCCTGCCAGCACTGCGAGCGCCATTTCTCCACCAAACAGGGCCTGGAGcgccacacacacatccatgccaCCGCAAACCAGCAAACGCACACATTCAAATGCCGTTACTGTGGCAAGTCCTTCGGCTCGCAGGTGGGGCGTCGGCGGCACGAGCGGAGGCATGAGAACGGGCCAAAAAACAAAGGCCAAAGGCCTGGCTCACTGGCTGGGACTGCTACTTTACTCACTCCTCTGGGGCAGGCTGGTGGTTCCAGCCCAGACTGTGGCACCGTCTCTGGCCACTATGTTGTCAGGGGCTCCCCTGTCCCTGGAGGACCTATGGGGAGCCTTGAGGTTGTGAGGAAGGACCCTGCGGCTGCGAGTGACCGGCCGTTTATCGTGGATGAGAATGGCGAGACAAAGGAGCTTCATCCTTGCAAGTACTGTAATAAGGCGTTCGGCACTCACACCAACATGCGCAGACACCAGCGCAGAATCCACGAGCGCCACTTACTGCCCAAGGGTGTGCGCAGGAAAGGCATGCTGCTGCAGGAGAGCCCATCTCAGCAGCAGCTGCATCATCTGCCTGAACAGTCCCCTAGCGTCAGCCCACCCCTCGTCTACGTGCCCAGTGCAGACACTGAGGATGAGGGGGACCGAGAGGAGTACATGGTCGACATAGCCAATAACATCTCAGAGAATCTCAGCCTGTACATCGACGGCAAGATCCTGTCCACTAGTTCAGTCAGCGGCTGTGAGGTGATCGAAGTGGACTCCAGTTCTGCAGCACTGTTTGGTCTCGACGCATTGGTCATCAGCCCCAATCAGATCAGTCAGGCTCTCAAAGTGGATACCAGGACATGTGCTGTGAGGCAGGTCTCGAATCTCGGCCAGCCCATGTCGAAAAGGAGAACGTCGACACCCCCGCTCATGCCAAGTCTTAAAATGGAGTCTGAAACTGGGTCCTCTtccgcctcctcttcctcctccacgtCTTCCTCATCCGCCTTGTTGGTGGGAAGTGTCTTCCCTCAGTCCTCAGACTCATTAACATTTCAAAAGGAGAAAACGATCTATCTGTCTCCTAAGCTCAAACAGCTCCTTCagactcagacagacagtcagaaaccTGCCATCGCCCTGATAGCAGAGAGGCACAGATTAGCTCCCCCTCTCTCCGGTACATCTCTGCCTGCAGCCTCAAGCAGGTTTAAGAGAAGAACAGCTTCCCCTTCCTCATCTCCACAGCTCAGCCCTGCGCTGAAAGAAAACGGCTGTAAGAACGAGGCGGGGGTCTCGTCGTACACCCTCAAGGTGCCAAATCTGGAGAGCCTGGGCATGTCCCCTGCCTGGAGTCTGTCCAACAAGGAGGAGAGGGACACACTGAGTCCCAGCGGGAAGAACGGGTGCAGCTGGTCTGCCTCTCGGACCGGAGGGAACTCTTGTAATCAGCAGCCCTTGGATCTGTCCAGCGGCATCAGTAAGAGGAGTGACAGCTTCAACAAGACGCCCGGGGAGGTAGTCCTGGATTTAAGCATGAGTCGGAAGAGTACAGCAGAGTCTAAGGGAAGTCCATCTCCGGCACAGCCCCCCACCAAGAAGAAGAAACCCAACACCAGCATGCTAGAGAAGGTGTTGATGAACGAGTATGCTGGCTTAAACCCAGCAGAAGAGGAAGGCTCTTCTCCCCTGGGAAGCCCAGATTCTCAGTATACTGCAGGCAGTGGTACAGGCACCGCTTCTCACAGTCCCTCTTCCAATCTGCCCTCTGAATCAgcccatccctctcccccctccctaacGCCCGTCACGATGAACCCCTCCTCCCCTTGCGGCTCCAGCCTGACCTCTCCAACGCCACCTCCCCCTGTCCTACCCACCATGCCCTCACCAGACTGCCCTACGCtcagctctctccctgtcctctcccacAAAATGTCCCCCAGATCTATCGACCACGGTGAGGACGAGCCAGTTTGCGTATTGAATTTTACCACAGCAGAGACAATGTTAGCTGCAGTAAGTAACAGTTATGGAAATGAGGAACATATCAATAAGCCAATAGACTCCAATCCAGATCCCCTTACCAGGGAAGCTATTTCAAGCCCCTCTACGGAGCCCTCCTTGGTATCTGATGCTGTCGCTCTGAGTCTGTCCTCAACACAATCGAAACCTGCTAGGAGTGGGAACCAAAGTTTGCTGGATGTCCAAATTAATCAAGACCTGGAACCGATTATTACTGAGGGACCGGAGAAATCCCAATGCTCTGAACTCCCTGTATTATCATCCGTAGCAGAAtccctcctctctgcctcatCGACCTCGCCTGCTGCCATATCAGATATCCCAGCTCCACCAGCGGTCTCCCCGCCATCGCTCTCTAGCACTGGGATTAAAGGGGAGCCCCAGCACAATGATCAGCTGGCTGACTTAGTCCTTTCTCCTAGTGGCACAGGGTCTTCACCTCTGCCTGCTGCTGCTGACAAACCCTCGTCGTTgtcgggggaggaggaggaagagggatcgCCGCCAGAGCCCTTCAGTAAGAGCTTTGTGTGTAATGTATGTGAGGACCCCTTCCGCTCCATCAAAGAGCTCAGTCGGCACATCCTAGAGCACGCCGCTGAGTGGCCCTACAAGTGTGAGTTCTGCGTGCAGCTGTTCGGGAACGCCCCTGCTCTGCTGGAGCACCGCATGGCCCTCCACGGCGTGGGACGCGTCTTTGTCTGCTCCGTCTGCTCCAAGGAGTTCGCCTTCCTCTGCAACCTCCAGCAGCACCAGAAGGACCTGCATCCCAGCCAGCCGTGCACTCACACAGCGGTGGAGAACGGCAAGCCCAGGCCACAGAACTACACAGACCCAGCCAGGGCCAAAGAGGAGAGTAACCCCTCCTCAACCTTAGCCACGGGGCCTGAGTCCTCTGCTGAAGTTGCTTCCTCCCAGGGGGTCTCTGATGTGAAGAAGGAGGAGCAGCCTGATACTAATGGGAAGCATGAAGAGGATGGACTGGAGGACCCAACTGAAGAGCTCTACACTACTATAAAGATCATGGCCTCTGAGGGAGGCAAGCCTAAAGGCCCGGACGTACGCCTGGGCATTAATCAACACTACCCCAGTTTCAAGCCACCCCCCTTCCCCTACCACAACCGCACCGCTGCAGGCTCGGTGGCCTCGGCCACCAACTTCACTACCCACAACATCCCCCAGACATTCAGCACTGCCATCCGCTGCACCAAATGCGGCAAGAGTTTCGACAACATGCCCGAGCTGCACAAGCACATACTAGCCTGTGCCAACGCCAGTGATAAGAGGCGGTACACTCCCAAGAAGAACCCCATCCCTCTCAGACAGATAGTGAAGCCCCAGAACGGCTCTCTGTCGCCTGCCTCTGCTGCCATCGCAGGGCACAACGCCTTCCGCAGAATGGGCCAACCCAAGAGGCTCAACTTCAACCAAGAACCGCCTGGCAAAACCAAGATGAGTTCCCTCGGTAAGAAGAAGAACCAGCTGGTTCAGAAGGCCATCGCTCAGAGGAATGAGCCTGCAGCTACCGTTAACAAGGCCCCTAGCCAGGTTAAAGAGGAGCCGCAAGAGCAGGAGGTCCACGTATGCCCTCACTGCAGCCGAGAGTTCACCTACCCTGCCAGCCTCAGTAAACATATAGCAGGCAGCTGTCCCATGAAGCCGGTCTCTAAAAAGGCCAAAAAGGGAGCCGCAACACCAGCTGTAGACAAAAACATGAGCCTTCGACGGAGAACCACAGACTCTGAGATCCAGCAGCCAGAGCCGGCTGAGCCGGTTCCCAAAACGCTTAGCAAAACTCGGGCTCGCAACTCTGCACCTGGCCCTGCAGAGGCTGAGGCCCCACCACCGGTGGGTAAAGGAAAGATGGGTGCCACACAGGTGTGCACCAAGAGGCCAGCCTCTTTCCCAGCAGCCACAGTTTCTCTCAGCAAGAAAAGTAAAAAAGGCAAAGTTCAATCGTTACCCCCCACCCCGTTGCCCTCCGAGAGTCCCAGTGACTCTGCACCGCAGCCAGCAGCTCAGACAAAGCAACGCATGGGCAAGGAAGTGCCACCCAAGAAGGGAGCGGAGGTGAAATCGCCCCTACAGCAGCAGTCTCAGGTGCCGCCTAAGAAAGAAGGGGAGCGGTTCTCtctgagagcgagggagagagccgTTGGGCCGGTGACCCGGAGCCTACAGATGGCCAACACTGCAGCTCCTGTGGAGGTGAAAACAGAGGACCTCTCCAGCCAGGAGCCTGAAGAGACCCAG GAGTACTTGCTGAAATGA
- the prdm2b gene encoding PR domain zinc finger protein 2 isoform X2 produces the protein MAVPGGTMETLADIPHHVWKSLPDGLRLSPSAVDPSRIGVWTSRPIPKGKRFGPFVGEKKKRSQVSSNVYMWEVYFPARGWMCVDATDPMKGNWLRYVNWANSTQEQNLFPMEINRAIYYKVLRPIGPGDELLVWYNGEDNPEITAALEEERGSSLSKKNSPRAKRGPNEEDERLSPSPGPSKGTRESSPMGRNGLSQAQFISAAIRGEAEEDDEEDPGDLQQPLSLTQQSAQSATEAEPEERSEQPDLPLSHSSPVEEGPGSLQHDTETASSLSRPEPEADPDPDPDLEGDPHGEESHPCQHCERHFSTKQGLERHTHIHATANQQTHTFKCRYCGKSFGSQVGRRRHERRHENGPKNKGQRPGSLAGTATLLTPLGQAGGSSPDCGTVSGHYVVRGSPVPGGPMGSLEVVRKDPAAASDRPFIVDENGETKELHPCKYCNKAFGTHTNMRRHQRRIHERHLLPKGVRRKGMLLQESPSQQQLHHLPEQSPSVSPPLVYVPSADTEDEGDREEYMVDIANNISENLSLYIDGKILSTSSVSGCEVIEVDSSSAALFGLDALVISPNQISQALKVDTRTCAVRQVSNLGQPMSKRRTSTPPLMPSLKMESETGSSSASSSSSTSSSSALLVGSVFPQSSDSLTFQKEKTIYLSPKLKQLLQTQTDSQKPAIALIAERHRLAPPLSGTSLPAASSRFKRRTASPSSSPQLSPALKENGCKNEAGVSSYTLKVPNLESLGMSPAWSLSNKEERDTLSPSGKNGCSWSASRTGGNSCNQQPLDLSSGISKRSDSFNKTPGEVVLDLSMSRKSTAESKGSPSPAQPPTKKKKPNTSMLEKVLMNEYAGLNPAEEEGSSPLGSPDSQYTAGSGTGTASHSPSSNLPSESAHPSPPSLTPVTMNPSSPCGSSLTSPTPPPPVLPTMPSPDCPTLSSLPVLSHKMSPRSIDHGEDEPVCVLNFTTAETMLAAVSNSYGNEEHINKPIDSNPDPLTREAISSPSTEPSLVSDAVALSLSSTQSKPARSGNQSLLDVQINQDLEPIITEGPEKSQCSELPVLSSVAESLLSASSTSPAAISDIPAPPAVSPPSLSSTGIKGEPQHNDQLADLVLSPSGTGSSPLPAAADKPSSLSGEEEEEGSPPEPFSKSFVCNVCEDPFRSIKELSRHILEHAAEWPYKCEFCVQLFGNAPALLEHRMALHGVGRVFVCSVCSKEFAFLCNLQQHQKDLHPSQPCTHTAVENGKPRPQNYTDPARAKEESNPSSTLATGPESSAEVASSQGVSDVKKEEQPDTNGKHEEDGLEDPTEELYTTIKIMASEGGKPKGPDVRLGINQHYPSFKPPPFPYHNRTAAGSVASATNFTTHNIPQTFSTAIRCTKCGKSFDNMPELHKHILACANASDKRRYTPKKNPIPLRQIVKPQNGSLSPASAAIAGHNAFRRMGQPKRLNFNQEPPGKTKMSSLGKKKNQLVQKAIAQRNEPAATVNKAPSQVKEEPQEQEVHVCPHCSREFTYPASLSKHIAGSCPMKPVSKKAKKGAATPAVDKNMSLRRRTTDSEIQQPEPAEPVPKTLSKTRARNSAPGPAEAEAPPPVGKGKMGATQVCTKRPASFPAATVSLSKKSKKGKVQSLPPTPLPSESPSDSAPQPAAQTKQRMGKEVPPKKGAEVKSPLQQQSQVPPKKEGERFSLRARERAVGPVTRSLQMANTAAPVEVKTEDLSSQEPEETQEYLLK, from the exons ATGGCTGTTCCTGGGGGGACAATGGAAACGCTTGCTGACATTCCACACCATGTGTGGAAGAGCTTGCCCGATGGCCTGAGACTAAGCCCCTCTGCTGTTGATCCAAGTCGTATTG GTGTCTGGACCTCTAGGCCGATTCCTAAAGGCAAGAGGTTCGGCCCAtttgtaggagagaagaaaaAGCGGTCCCAGGTGTCCAGCAATGTTTACATGTGGGAG GTGTATTTTCCAGCCAGGGGCTGGATGTGTGTGGATGCCACAGACCCCATGAAGGGGAACTGGCTACGCTATGTAAACTGGGCTAACTCCACTCAAGAACAGAACCTTTTCCCCATGGAGATAAACCGAGCCATTTACTACAAAGTGTTACGG CCAATTGGGCCAGGGGATGAGCTGCTGGTGTGGTACAATGGGGAAGACAACCCTGAGATAACAGCTGCATTAGAGGAAGAAAGAGGCAGCAGTCTGAGCAAGAAAAATTCACCCAGGGCAAAGCGAG GTCCAAATGAGGAAGACGAGAGACTCTCCCCATCACCAGGGCCTTCCAAGGGGACTCGGGAGAGCTCCCCCATGGGGAGGAACGGCCTCTCTCAAGCCCAGTTCATCTCAGCAGCAATAAGAGGGGAAGcggaggaggatgatgaagaaGACCCAGGGGATCTGCAGCAGCCGCTGTCGCTGACACAGCAGAGTGCTCAGTCTGCTACTGAAGCTgagccagaggagaggagtgagcaGCCTGATCTGCCACTAAGCCATAGCAGCCCAGTTGAGGAGGGGCCTGGGAGCCTTCAGCATGACACTGAGACTGCCTCATCCCTATCAAGGCCTGAACCAGAGGCAGACCCTGACCCCGACCCTGACCTGGAAGGTGACCCCCACGGAGAGGAGTCCCATCCCTGCCAGCACTGCGAGCGCCATTTCTCCACCAAACAGGGCCTGGAGcgccacacacacatccatgccaCCGCAAACCAGCAAACGCACACATTCAAATGCCGTTACTGTGGCAAGTCCTTCGGCTCGCAGGTGGGGCGTCGGCGGCACGAGCGGAGGCATGAGAACGGGCCAAAAAACAAAGGCCAAAGGCCTGGCTCACTGGCTGGGACTGCTACTTTACTCACTCCTCTGGGGCAGGCTGGTGGTTCCAGCCCAGACTGTGGCACCGTCTCTGGCCACTATGTTGTCAGGGGCTCCCCTGTCCCTGGAGGACCTATGGGGAGCCTTGAGGTTGTGAGGAAGGACCCTGCGGCTGCGAGTGACCGGCCGTTTATCGTGGATGAGAATGGCGAGACAAAGGAGCTTCATCCTTGCAAGTACTGTAATAAGGCGTTCGGCACTCACACCAACATGCGCAGACACCAGCGCAGAATCCACGAGCGCCACTTACTGCCCAAGGGTGTGCGCAGGAAAGGCATGCTGCTGCAGGAGAGCCCATCTCAGCAGCAGCTGCATCATCTGCCTGAACAGTCCCCTAGCGTCAGCCCACCCCTCGTCTACGTGCCCAGTGCAGACACTGAGGATGAGGGGGACCGAGAGGAGTACATGGTCGACATAGCCAATAACATCTCAGAGAATCTCAGCCTGTACATCGACGGCAAGATCCTGTCCACTAGTTCAGTCAGCGGCTGTGAGGTGATCGAAGTGGACTCCAGTTCTGCAGCACTGTTTGGTCTCGACGCATTGGTCATCAGCCCCAATCAGATCAGTCAGGCTCTCAAAGTGGATACCAGGACATGTGCTGTGAGGCAGGTCTCGAATCTCGGCCAGCCCATGTCGAAAAGGAGAACGTCGACACCCCCGCTCATGCCAAGTCTTAAAATGGAGTCTGAAACTGGGTCCTCTtccgcctcctcttcctcctccacgtCTTCCTCATCCGCCTTGTTGGTGGGAAGTGTCTTCCCTCAGTCCTCAGACTCATTAACATTTCAAAAGGAGAAAACGATCTATCTGTCTCCTAAGCTCAAACAGCTCCTTCagactcagacagacagtcagaaaccTGCCATCGCCCTGATAGCAGAGAGGCACAGATTAGCTCCCCCTCTCTCCGGTACATCTCTGCCTGCAGCCTCAAGCAGGTTTAAGAGAAGAACAGCTTCCCCTTCCTCATCTCCACAGCTCAGCCCTGCGCTGAAAGAAAACGGCTGTAAGAACGAGGCGGGGGTCTCGTCGTACACCCTCAAGGTGCCAAATCTGGAGAGCCTGGGCATGTCCCCTGCCTGGAGTCTGTCCAACAAGGAGGAGAGGGACACACTGAGTCCCAGCGGGAAGAACGGGTGCAGCTGGTCTGCCTCTCGGACCGGAGGGAACTCTTGTAATCAGCAGCCCTTGGATCTGTCCAGCGGCATCAGTAAGAGGAGTGACAGCTTCAACAAGACGCCCGGGGAGGTAGTCCTGGATTTAAGCATGAGTCGGAAGAGTACAGCAGAGTCTAAGGGAAGTCCATCTCCGGCACAGCCCCCCACCAAGAAGAAGAAACCCAACACCAGCATGCTAGAGAAGGTGTTGATGAACGAGTATGCTGGCTTAAACCCAGCAGAAGAGGAAGGCTCTTCTCCCCTGGGAAGCCCAGATTCTCAGTATACTGCAGGCAGTGGTACAGGCACCGCTTCTCACAGTCCCTCTTCCAATCTGCCCTCTGAATCAgcccatccctctcccccctccctaacGCCCGTCACGATGAACCCCTCCTCCCCTTGCGGCTCCAGCCTGACCTCTCCAACGCCACCTCCCCCTGTCCTACCCACCATGCCCTCACCAGACTGCCCTACGCtcagctctctccctgtcctctcccacAAAATGTCCCCCAGATCTATCGACCACGGTGAGGACGAGCCAGTTTGCGTATTGAATTTTACCACAGCAGAGACAATGTTAGCTGCAGTAAGTAACAGTTATGGAAATGAGGAACATATCAATAAGCCAATAGACTCCAATCCAGATCCCCTTACCAGGGAAGCTATTTCAAGCCCCTCTACGGAGCCCTCCTTGGTATCTGATGCTGTCGCTCTGAGTCTGTCCTCAACACAATCGAAACCTGCTAGGAGTGGGAACCAAAGTTTGCTGGATGTCCAAATTAATCAAGACCTGGAACCGATTATTACTGAGGGACCGGAGAAATCCCAATGCTCTGAACTCCCTGTATTATCATCCGTAGCAGAAtccctcctctctgcctcatCGACCTCGCCTGCTGCCATATCAGATATCCCAGCTCCACCAGCGGTCTCCCCGCCATCGCTCTCTAGCACTGGGATTAAAGGGGAGCCCCAGCACAATGATCAGCTGGCTGACTTAGTCCTTTCTCCTAGTGGCACAGGGTCTTCACCTCTGCCTGCTGCTGCTGACAAACCCTCGTCGTTgtcgggggaggaggaggaagagggatcgCCGCCAGAGCCCTTCAGTAAGAGCTTTGTGTGTAATGTATGTGAGGACCCCTTCCGCTCCATCAAAGAGCTCAGTCGGCACATCCTAGAGCACGCCGCTGAGTGGCCCTACAAGTGTGAGTTCTGCGTGCAGCTGTTCGGGAACGCCCCTGCTCTGCTGGAGCACCGCATGGCCCTCCACGGCGTGGGACGCGTCTTTGTCTGCTCCGTCTGCTCCAAGGAGTTCGCCTTCCTCTGCAACCTCCAGCAGCACCAGAAGGACCTGCATCCCAGCCAGCCGTGCACTCACACAGCGGTGGAGAACGGCAAGCCCAGGCCACAGAACTACACAGACCCAGCCAGGGCCAAAGAGGAGAGTAACCCCTCCTCAACCTTAGCCACGGGGCCTGAGTCCTCTGCTGAAGTTGCTTCCTCCCAGGGGGTCTCTGATGTGAAGAAGGAGGAGCAGCCTGATACTAATGGGAAGCATGAAGAGGATGGACTGGAGGACCCAACTGAAGAGCTCTACACTACTATAAAGATCATGGCCTCTGAGGGAGGCAAGCCTAAAGGCCCGGACGTACGCCTGGGCATTAATCAACACTACCCCAGTTTCAAGCCACCCCCCTTCCCCTACCACAACCGCACCGCTGCAGGCTCGGTGGCCTCGGCCACCAACTTCACTACCCACAACATCCCCCAGACATTCAGCACTGCCATCCGCTGCACCAAATGCGGCAAGAGTTTCGACAACATGCCCGAGCTGCACAAGCACATACTAGCCTGTGCCAACGCCAGTGATAAGAGGCGGTACACTCCCAAGAAGAACCCCATCCCTCTCAGACAGATAGTGAAGCCCCAGAACGGCTCTCTGTCGCCTGCCTCTGCTGCCATCGCAGGGCACAACGCCTTCCGCAGAATGGGCCAACCCAAGAGGCTCAACTTCAACCAAGAACCGCCTGGCAAAACCAAGATGAGTTCCCTCGGTAAGAAGAAGAACCAGCTGGTTCAGAAGGCCATCGCTCAGAGGAATGAGCCTGCAGCTACCGTTAACAAGGCCCCTAGCCAGGTTAAAGAGGAGCCGCAAGAGCAGGAGGTCCACGTATGCCCTCACTGCAGCCGAGAGTTCACCTACCCTGCCAGCCTCAGTAAACATATAGCAGGCAGCTGTCCCATGAAGCCGGTCTCTAAAAAGGCCAAAAAGGGAGCCGCAACACCAGCTGTAGACAAAAACATGAGCCTTCGACGGAGAACCACAGACTCTGAGATCCAGCAGCCAGAGCCGGCTGAGCCGGTTCCCAAAACGCTTAGCAAAACTCGGGCTCGCAACTCTGCACCTGGCCCTGCAGAGGCTGAGGCCCCACCACCGGTGGGTAAAGGAAAGATGGGTGCCACACAGGTGTGCACCAAGAGGCCAGCCTCTTTCCCAGCAGCCACAGTTTCTCTCAGCAAGAAAAGTAAAAAAGGCAAAGTTCAATCGTTACCCCCCACCCCGTTGCCCTCCGAGAGTCCCAGTGACTCTGCACCGCAGCCAGCAGCTCAGACAAAGCAACGCATGGGCAAGGAAGTGCCACCCAAGAAGGGAGCGGAGGTGAAATCGCCCCTACAGCAGCAGTCTCAGGTGCCGCCTAAGAAAGAAGGGGAGCGGTTCTCtctgagagcgagggagagagccgTTGGGCCGGTGACCCGGAGCCTACAGATGGCCAACACTGCAGCTCCTGTGGAGGTGAAAACAGAGGACCTCTCCAGCCAGGAGCCTGAAGAGACCCAG GAGTACTTGCTGAAATGA